A portion of the Pseudomonas protegens CHA0 genome contains these proteins:
- a CDS encoding DNA repair ATPase codes for MSDAQVATPPQDVLDKAVAEGGAYEVLQKRLLDQGQRLRATTDDLNQRRLDEFGNSRMEVVGRVRIRTENNCIARDIVQVGDCLLFGYNVFIGLKKETSVADVFSLYRLVEEGEGYEAEPVPLEGSFLAAQGFLNDFNELYTYYKNTRLLQLAIRDGKLLASFQIGERVTDVRVFRWSISVDGRDVRYIDNRGERDIALPAPFDFEWKKATREMVVEGRFPHLNILDTVFVETIGGDLTIKVENNTESGLGIYREEVLDKTQSLDDSQIEFARLGSLILLKVLPYREEQWRYLVFNSLTRQVERIDAIGLACVQLPEDHGIIFPGGYYLQSGEYKTFEQSMEGMRFKRSVRSPNGEDVQYIFYHPEQGRSVLLTYNMINRQLQNPLFGHGYARLEDGRMVIFAAEGDEPTRVHPMQVWQTPFFTEEYAARQPTRSGFLGRIGNAELVRSVSDLYDLCREIDTPAVSVQRYSLLCQNTRRLFDVYHWLGSDELDGLAPLLREVASTSELVLDEYEKVESIRRQSDQAMVAAEAKQKALLDSLLVDSWDQVQSFVDALNGITTQRGLLLTIRDYRYIDVARIDAMEAELLKAQERTAAGTATFLASEQALQPFVTQLETLDAQAQKAETVAQLSEPLGALQAMAGDLDMLSSLMASLQIDDATQRTRIIESISQIYARLNQAKARAEQRRKALGSTETVAQFGAQFKLFSQGITNALAQAQDPERCDEQLSRLLVQLEELESRFGDHEQFLGDILGKREELLETFEAHKQSLLDERQRKAQGLLDAARRILDSLGRRTAKFTQAEELNAFFAADPLILKLRELAERLRELKDSVKADDVESRLKGARDQAVRALRDKTELFEEGGNVIKLGPRHRFSVNTQELDLTLMPRGDELHLHLTGTDFLEPLRDPELEALRDFWQVALESESAQLYRAEYLAGQVLDAADRGEEGLSLESLKPLLAHPEELARVIRDFAAPRYKEGYEKGIHDHDAAAILLQLLPLRDSAGLLRFGAAARAFATLFWDRQQEQPQPRQWVERARTSRHIQQLFGRREGLLQLQEEILVALGGWHQQHAFTLAAELLPEAAEYLVQELAAERIEFTFSKYAKQLQEALTLRLQGARMWDDYQQALARLVERPAAQWALTENWLSALCAEGEFAEWADYVPEAVALSLLREDFAKRITEVDLRFKVDNLMGEHPRIQERSLSLTVDGFFARLRAHREQFLPGLQRYQSLRQGIISRERSALRLSEFKPRPLSSFVRNKLINDVYLGFIGDNLAKQMGTVGENKRTDLMGLLMLISPPGYGKTTLMEYVAHRLGLIFMKINGPALGHQVRSLDPAQAPDATSRQELEKLNLALEMGNNVMLYVDDIQHTHPEFLQKFISLCDGTRRIEGVWKGRTKTYDMRGKKFCVVMSGNPYTESGEVFKIPDMLANRADIYNLGDTLGGMQDAFALSYIENGLTSNPVLAPLATRDMADVYRFVAKAEGKAFSSNELSHSYSGAEINEITTTLQRLMQVRDVVLRVNQQYIASAAQADQYRSEPPFKLQGSYRNMNKMAEKISAVMNDAELLQLLADHYQGESQLLTTGAEENLLKLAELRGNQTPEQSERWTQIKRDFVRNRSMGGSDSDVGTRVVAQLNDLVEGVRGLARPAPQQGMREVLENLSEHLEQSFLPLLKVMHKKIDVDLHSHQRIGDIATRLDELSQMLSNGEVPTLKDSQP; via the coding sequence ATGTCGGACGCTCAAGTCGCAACTCCCCCACAGGACGTATTGGATAAGGCCGTCGCCGAAGGCGGCGCCTATGAGGTGCTGCAAAAGCGCCTGCTGGACCAGGGCCAGCGCCTGCGGGCCACCACTGACGACCTCAACCAGAGGCGTCTCGACGAGTTCGGCAACAGCCGCATGGAAGTGGTCGGGCGGGTGCGCATCCGTACCGAGAACAACTGCATCGCCCGGGACATCGTCCAGGTCGGCGACTGCCTGTTGTTTGGCTACAACGTCTTTATCGGCCTGAAGAAGGAAACCAGCGTCGCCGACGTGTTTTCCCTCTACCGCCTGGTGGAAGAGGGCGAAGGCTACGAAGCCGAGCCCGTGCCCCTGGAAGGCAGTTTTTTGGCGGCCCAGGGCTTCCTCAACGATTTCAACGAGCTCTACACCTATTACAAGAACACCCGCCTGCTGCAACTGGCGATCCGTGACGGCAAGTTGCTGGCGAGTTTCCAGATCGGCGAGCGCGTCACCGATGTGCGGGTGTTCCGTTGGTCGATCTCGGTGGACGGACGGGACGTCCGTTACATCGACAATCGCGGCGAGCGAGATATCGCCCTGCCGGCGCCCTTCGACTTCGAATGGAAGAAGGCCACCCGCGAGATGGTGGTCGAAGGCCGCTTCCCGCACCTGAACATCCTCGACACGGTGTTCGTCGAAACCATCGGCGGCGACCTGACCATCAAGGTCGAGAACAACACCGAGTCGGGTCTGGGCATCTACCGTGAAGAGGTGCTGGACAAGACCCAGTCCCTGGACGACTCGCAGATCGAATTCGCCCGCCTGGGCAGCCTGATCCTGCTCAAGGTTCTGCCGTACCGCGAAGAGCAGTGGCGCTATCTGGTGTTCAACAGCCTGACTCGCCAGGTGGAGCGCATCGACGCCATCGGCCTGGCCTGCGTGCAGCTGCCGGAAGACCACGGGATCATCTTCCCCGGCGGCTATTACCTGCAGAGCGGCGAGTACAAGACCTTCGAACAGTCCATGGAAGGCATGCGCTTCAAGCGCTCGGTGCGCTCGCCCAACGGTGAAGATGTGCAGTACATCTTCTACCACCCGGAGCAGGGCCGCTCGGTGCTGCTGACCTACAACATGATCAACCGCCAGTTGCAGAACCCGCTGTTCGGCCACGGTTACGCGCGCCTGGAAGACGGGCGCATGGTGATCTTCGCCGCCGAGGGCGACGAGCCGACCCGGGTCCATCCGATGCAGGTCTGGCAGACACCGTTCTTCACCGAGGAGTACGCCGCGCGGCAGCCGACCCGCAGCGGTTTTCTCGGACGCATCGGCAATGCCGAACTGGTGCGCAGCGTGTCCGATCTCTACGATCTGTGCCGCGAGATCGATACCCCGGCGGTGTCGGTGCAGCGCTATTCGCTGCTGTGCCAGAACACCCGTCGGCTGTTCGATGTGTACCACTGGCTGGGCAGCGACGAGCTGGACGGCCTGGCCCCGCTGCTGCGGGAAGTGGCGTCCACGTCGGAGCTGGTGCTGGACGAATACGAGAAGGTCGAAAGCATCCGCCGCCAGTCGGACCAGGCCATGGTGGCCGCGGAGGCCAAGCAGAAAGCCCTGCTGGACAGCCTGCTGGTGGACAGCTGGGACCAGGTGCAGAGCTTCGTCGATGCGCTGAACGGCATCACCACCCAGCGCGGCCTGCTGCTGACCATTCGCGACTACCGCTACATCGACGTGGCGCGCATCGACGCCATGGAAGCCGAGCTGCTCAAGGCCCAGGAACGCACTGCCGCCGGCACCGCGACCTTCCTTGCCAGCGAGCAGGCCCTGCAACCCTTCGTCACCCAGCTCGAAACCCTGGACGCCCAGGCGCAGAAAGCCGAAACCGTGGCCCAGCTCAGCGAGCCCCTGGGCGCCCTGCAAGCCATGGCCGGGGACCTGGACATGCTGTCGAGCCTGATGGCTTCGTTGCAGATCGACGACGCCACCCAGCGCACCCGGATCATCGAATCCATCTCGCAGATCTACGCCCGCCTGAACCAGGCCAAGGCCCGCGCCGAACAACGGCGCAAGGCCCTGGGTTCGACCGAGACCGTGGCCCAGTTCGGCGCCCAGTTCAAACTCTTCAGCCAGGGCATCACCAACGCCCTGGCCCAGGCCCAGGACCCCGAGCGTTGCGATGAGCAACTGTCGCGCTTGCTGGTACAGCTTGAGGAGCTGGAGAGTCGCTTTGGCGATCACGAACAGTTCCTCGGCGACATCCTCGGCAAGCGCGAGGAGTTGCTGGAAACCTTCGAGGCCCACAAGCAATCGCTGCTCGACGAGCGCCAGCGCAAGGCCCAGGGCCTGCTGGATGCCGCGCGGCGGATTCTCGACAGCCTCGGTCGGCGCACCGCCAAGTTCACCCAGGCCGAAGAGCTCAATGCGTTCTTCGCCGCCGACCCGCTGATCCTCAAGCTGCGGGAGCTGGCCGAGCGCTTGCGCGAGCTCAAGGACAGCGTCAAGGCCGACGATGTCGAGTCGCGCCTCAAGGGCGCCCGGGACCAGGCCGTGCGTGCCCTGCGCGACAAGACCGAGCTGTTCGAAGAGGGCGGCAACGTCATCAAGCTGGGGCCGCGCCACCGCTTCAGCGTCAACACCCAGGAGCTGGACCTGACCCTGATGCCCCGGGGCGATGAGCTGCACCTGCACCTCACCGGCACGGATTTCCTCGAACCCCTGCGCGACCCCGAGCTGGAGGCCCTGCGGGACTTCTGGCAGGTAGCCCTGGAGTCGGAATCGGCCCAGTTGTACCGCGCCGAATACCTCGCCGGGCAAGTGCTGGACGCCGCCGATCGGGGCGAGGAAGGCCTGAGCCTGGAAAGCCTGAAACCCTTGCTGGCGCACCCTGAAGAACTGGCGCGGGTGATCCGCGACTTTGCCGCGCCGCGCTACAAGGAAGGCTACGAGAAGGGCATCCACGACCACGACGCCGCAGCGATCCTCCTGCAACTGCTGCCCCTGCGCGACAGCGCCGGCCTGCTGCGTTTCGGCGCGGCTGCCCGTGCCTTTGCCACCCTCTTCTGGGATCGCCAGCAGGAACAGCCGCAACCTCGGCAATGGGTGGAACGTGCCCGTACCAGCCGGCATATCCAGCAACTGTTCGGGCGTCGTGAAGGCTTGCTGCAATTGCAGGAGGAAATCCTCGTGGCGCTGGGTGGCTGGCATCAGCAGCACGCCTTCACCTTGGCCGCGGAGCTGTTGCCGGAGGCTGCCGAGTACCTGGTTCAGGAACTGGCCGCAGAACGCATCGAATTCACCTTCAGCAAATACGCCAAGCAGCTGCAGGAAGCCCTGACCCTGCGTCTGCAGGGCGCGCGGATGTGGGACGACTACCAGCAGGCCTTGGCGCGGCTGGTGGAACGGCCTGCTGCACAGTGGGCATTGACCGAGAACTGGCTCTCGGCCCTGTGCGCCGAGGGCGAGTTCGCCGAGTGGGCCGACTACGTGCCCGAGGCGGTGGCCCTGTCGCTGCTGCGGGAAGACTTTGCCAAGCGCATCACCGAAGTCGATCTGCGGTTCAAGGTCGACAACCTGATGGGTGAGCACCCGCGCATCCAGGAGCGCAGCCTGTCACTCACCGTGGACGGCTTCTTCGCTCGCCTGCGGGCTCACCGCGAACAATTCCTGCCTGGCCTGCAGCGTTACCAGAGCCTGCGCCAGGGCATCATCAGTCGTGAACGCTCGGCCCTGCGCCTGAGCGAATTCAAGCCGCGGCCGCTGAGCTCCTTCGTGCGCAACAAGTTGATCAACGATGTGTACCTGGGCTTTATCGGCGACAACCTGGCCAAGCAGATGGGCACCGTGGGCGAGAACAAGCGCACCGACCTGATGGGCCTGTTGATGCTGATTTCGCCACCGGGCTACGGCAAGACCACCCTGATGGAGTACGTGGCGCACCGCCTGGGCCTGATCTTCATGAAGATCAACGGCCCGGCCCTGGGGCACCAGGTCCGTTCCCTGGACCCGGCCCAGGCGCCGGACGCCACTTCGCGCCAGGAACTGGAGAAGCTCAACCTGGCCCTGGAGATGGGCAACAACGTGATGCTCTATGTCGACGACATCCAGCACACCCACCCGGAATTCCTGCAGAAGTTCATCTCGCTGTGCGACGGCACCCGGCGCATCGAAGGCGTGTGGAAAGGCCGCACCAAGACCTACGACATGCGCGGCAAGAAGTTCTGCGTGGTGATGTCGGGCAACCCGTACACCGAGTCCGGCGAAGTGTTCAAGATCCCCGACATGCTGGCCAACCGGGCCGACATCTATAACCTCGGCGACACCCTGGGGGGCATGCAGGACGCCTTCGCCCTGAGCTACATCGAGAACGGCCTGACCTCCAACCCGGTGCTGGCGCCACTGGCCACCCGCGACATGGCGGACGTCTACCGCTTCGTCGCCAAGGCCGAGGGCAAGGCCTTCTCCAGCAACGAGCTGAGCCACAGCTACAGCGGTGCCGAGATCAACGAGATCACCACCACCCTGCAACGCCTGATGCAGGTGCGCGACGTGGTGCTGCGGGTCAACCAGCAGTACATCGCCAGCGCCGCCCAGGCCGACCAGTACCGCAGCGAGCCGCCGTTCAAGCTGCAGGGCAGCTACCGCAACATGAACAAGATGGCCGAGAAGATCTCGGCGGTGATGAACGACGCCGAGCTCCTGCAACTCTTGGCCGACCACTACCAGGGCGAATCCCAGCTGCTGACCACCGGCGCCGAAGAGAACCTGCTCAAGCTCGCCGAACTGCGGGGCAACCAGACCCCGGAGCAGAGCGAGCGCTGGACCCAGATCAAGCGCGACTTCGTGCGCAACCGTTCCATGGGCGGCAGCGACAGCGATGTCGGTACCCGCGTCGTGGCCCAGCTCAACGATCTGGTGGAAGGCGTGCGCGGCCTGGCCCGGCCCGCGCCGCAGCAAGGCATGCGTGAAGTGCTGGAGAACCTCTCCGAGCACCTGGAGCAGAGTTTCCTGCCGCTGCTCAAGGTCATGCACAAGAAGATCGATGTCGACCTGCACAGCCACCAGCGCATTGGCGACATTGCCACGCGCCTCGACGAACTGAGCCAGATGCTCAGTAACGGCGAGGTTCCGACCCTCAAGGACTCCCAACCGTAG
- a CDS encoding phospholipase D-like domain-containing protein — MDFAHLDQQLRDSVLDLKLSNEERDELRQLGSELGQDQVRYMRNRAFDLVRELALADSVNVLPALKWLEQVIKTLDANSAPVRDMASAHFSPGEDCRRKIRDLCRQARVSVDICVFTISDDQLSDEIRACHQRGVAVRVISDSEKQFDVGSDIAALREAGVPVRIDDTPFHMHHKFAVFDGRTLLNGSFNWTRSATTGNEENLLVIDHPQLVASYLKEFNELWSRYAPR; from the coding sequence ATGGATTTTGCCCACCTGGACCAGCAACTGCGCGACAGCGTGCTGGACCTGAAACTGAGCAACGAAGAGCGGGACGAGCTGCGCCAGCTGGGCAGCGAACTGGGCCAGGACCAGGTGCGCTACATGCGTAACCGTGCCTTTGACCTGGTACGCGAGCTGGCGCTGGCGGACAGCGTCAATGTGCTGCCGGCGTTGAAGTGGCTGGAACAAGTGATCAAGACCCTGGACGCCAACAGCGCCCCGGTGCGGGACATGGCCAGCGCCCACTTCAGCCCCGGCGAAGACTGCCGGCGCAAGATCCGCGACCTGTGCCGCCAGGCCCGAGTCTCGGTGGATATCTGCGTGTTCACCATTTCCGACGATCAACTGAGCGACGAAATTCGCGCCTGCCACCAGCGCGGCGTGGCCGTACGGGTGATCAGCGACAGTGAAAAGCAGTTCGATGTCGGCAGCGATATCGCCGCGCTGCGCGAGGCCGGGGTGCCGGTGCGGATCGACGACACGCCGTTCCACATGCACCACAAGTTCGCCGTGTTCGATGGCCGGACCCTGCTCAACGGCAGCTTCAACTGGACCCGCAGCGCCACCACCGGCAATGAGGAAAACCTGCTGGTGATCGACCACCCGCAACTGGTGGCCAGTTACCTCAAGGAGTTCAACGAACTCTGGAGCCGCTACGCGCCGCGTTAA